The following are encoded together in the Deinococcus soli (ex Cha et al. 2016) genome:
- a CDS encoding S8 family serine peptidase encodes MKKTFQTASLLSLALVLGACGSNNAPQAVTPTGQSLNKLKVQTHVTDRWFVELSGDPTALSSQSVGAQQAAFRTQAAQLGITYQEVMSYHTLFNGFSVKASSAEISRISQMPGVLGVYPVKEIAAPVVERNLTDALTPDMFSAIKMTGADIAQNELGLTGKGIKVGVIDTGIDLEHPAFAGRVVAQYDFVGDEFDYNKPAKPDPIADDCGGHGSHVAGIVGGNDPAKGFKGVAPEVSFGAYRVFGCDGSTTEDIMIAAMERAYADGMQIVNLSIGSAFENWEATPSAKVGSRMVKKGMVVVASAGNSGASGQYSMGGVTMGDNVISVASVSNTEIEVNSFSITPDGSKIGYFAATGAPEAVAGSSLPISKNAASSPTTTNDGCLVGGVNPYTAGSMTGKAVLIRRGSCTFYEKVKNAQDAGASAVILYNNAAGYISPTVVGASPITIPVVSISAADGAKISGLIAGGVTMTFQSGTINIPSPTANTLDTFTSYGMSAELEQKPDIAAPGGNIRSAYPLTAEASGYATLSGTSMASPHVAGAAALMLQAFPNTKAKDMRGLLMNSATLRWYRAASGTLFTGLPDYVQRQGAGMVDIVGSYYNTVRATPNKLSLGESASFATRNKVVVLKNTFNRTETFTAYHYPALTVGGTTLAPTPSQTYATMTINGQDADKSDVEVVVPAGGETELNVVITAPAGAPDKSQYGGYIVLESKSGQNMVIPYGGFKGDYQSIKVLGDLIIGGSAQNFPALADDVADTYYTEGETVAAPIDYTFKQVALDPNKPTELTLDAPYVIAQISHQARKLTMELLDSNGMVVETLRKQEYLGRNCTNNLASVSSSCDAYNTYGWDGKLSGGKDAPNGTYQLRVKVLKALGDESVASDTEVYTSQKFTVARP; translated from the coding sequence GTGAAAAAGACCTTCCAGACCGCGTCCCTGCTGAGCCTGGCCCTCGTGCTGGGCGCCTGCGGGAGCAACAACGCCCCCCAGGCCGTCACGCCCACCGGCCAGTCCCTGAACAAACTGAAGGTGCAAACGCACGTCACGGACCGCTGGTTCGTGGAACTCAGCGGTGACCCCACCGCGCTGAGCAGCCAGAGCGTCGGCGCGCAGCAGGCCGCCTTCCGCACCCAGGCGGCGCAGCTCGGCATCACGTACCAGGAAGTCATGAGCTACCACACGCTCTTCAACGGCTTCTCCGTGAAGGCCAGCAGCGCCGAGATCAGCCGCATCTCCCAGATGCCCGGCGTGCTGGGCGTGTACCCCGTCAAGGAGATCGCCGCGCCCGTCGTGGAACGCAACCTGACTGACGCCCTGACCCCCGACATGTTCTCCGCCATCAAGATGACCGGCGCCGACATCGCCCAGAACGAACTGGGCCTGACCGGCAAGGGCATCAAGGTGGGCGTGATCGACACCGGTATCGACCTGGAACACCCCGCGTTCGCCGGCCGCGTCGTCGCGCAGTACGACTTCGTGGGTGACGAATTCGATTACAACAAACCCGCCAAGCCCGACCCCATCGCTGACGACTGCGGCGGGCACGGCTCGCACGTGGCCGGCATCGTGGGCGGCAACGACCCCGCCAAAGGCTTCAAGGGCGTGGCACCCGAGGTCAGCTTCGGCGCGTACCGCGTCTTCGGCTGTGACGGCAGCACCACGGAAGACATCATGATCGCCGCCATGGAACGCGCCTACGCCGACGGCATGCAGATCGTGAACCTCAGCATCGGCTCCGCCTTCGAGAACTGGGAAGCGACCCCCTCGGCCAAGGTCGGCAGCCGCATGGTCAAGAAGGGCATGGTCGTCGTCGCGTCCGCCGGGAACAGCGGCGCCAGCGGGCAGTACTCCATGGGCGGCGTCACCATGGGCGACAACGTGATCTCCGTCGCGTCGGTCAGCAACACCGAGATCGAGGTCAACAGCTTCAGCATCACCCCGGACGGCAGCAAGATCGGGTACTTCGCCGCGACCGGCGCGCCTGAAGCGGTGGCTGGCAGCAGCCTGCCCATCAGCAAGAACGCGGCCAGCAGCCCCACCACCACCAACGACGGGTGCCTCGTGGGCGGCGTCAACCCTTACACCGCTGGCAGCATGACCGGCAAGGCTGTCCTGATCCGCCGCGGCAGCTGCACCTTCTATGAGAAGGTCAAGAACGCTCAGGACGCCGGGGCCAGCGCTGTGATCCTGTACAACAACGCCGCCGGATACATCAGCCCCACGGTGGTGGGCGCCAGCCCGATCACCATCCCGGTTGTGTCCATCAGCGCGGCAGACGGTGCGAAGATCAGCGGCTTGATCGCCGGTGGCGTGACCATGACCTTCCAGAGCGGCACCATCAACATCCCCAGCCCCACGGCCAACACGCTGGACACCTTCACCTCCTACGGCATGAGCGCCGAACTGGAGCAGAAACCTGATATCGCCGCGCCCGGCGGGAACATCCGCAGCGCCTACCCGCTCACCGCAGAAGCCAGCGGCTACGCCACCCTGAGTGGTACCAGCATGGCCTCCCCGCATGTCGCCGGAGCCGCCGCCCTGATGCTGCAGGCATTCCCCAACACCAAGGCCAAGGACATGCGCGGCCTGCTGATGAACAGCGCCACGCTGCGCTGGTACCGCGCGGCCAGCGGCACGCTGTTTACCGGTCTGCCCGACTACGTGCAGCGCCAGGGGGCCGGCATGGTCGACATCGTCGGCTCGTACTACAACACCGTGCGCGCCACGCCCAACAAACTCAGCCTGGGCGAGAGCGCCAGCTTCGCCACCCGCAACAAGGTGGTTGTGCTGAAGAACACCTTCAACCGCACCGAGACCTTCACGGCGTACCACTACCCGGCCCTCACGGTCGGCGGGACGACCCTGGCCCCCACCCCCAGCCAGACGTACGCCACCATGACCATCAACGGTCAGGACGCCGACAAGTCCGACGTCGAAGTGGTCGTGCCCGCTGGCGGCGAGACCGAACTCAACGTCGTGATCACCGCGCCTGCCGGCGCACCCGACAAGAGCCAGTACGGCGGCTACATCGTGCTGGAAAGCAAGTCCGGCCAGAACATGGTGATTCCCTACGGCGGCTTCAAGGGTGACTACCAGAGCATCAAGGTGCTGGGCGACCTGATCATCGGCGGCAGCGCACAGAACTTCCCTGCCCTGGCTGACGACGTGGCGGACACGTACTACACCGAGGGAGAGACGGTGGCGGCGCCCATCGACTACACCTTCAAGCAGGTGGCCCTCGACCCGAACAAGCCCACCGAACTGACGCTGGACGCCCCTTACGTCATCGCGCAGATCTCCCACCAGGCCCGCAAGCTCACCATGGAACTGCTGGACAGCAACGGCATGGTCGTGGAAACCCTGCGCAAGCAGGAGTACCTGGGCCGCAACTGCACGAACAACCTCGCCAGCGTCAGCAGCAGCTGCGACGCGTACAACACCTACGGCTGGGACGGCAAGCTCAGCGGCGGCAAGGACGCGCCCAACGGTACGTACCAGCTGCGCGTGAAGGTCCTCAAGGCGCTGGGCGACGAGAGTGTCGCCAGCGACACCGAGGTCTACACCAGCCAGAAGTTCACCGTCGCGCGCCCCTAA
- the cmk gene encoding (d)CMP kinase, whose product MIVTIDGVAASGKSSVSSGVAQALGVPYVSSGLLYRAVTLLGLNAGADLADPSALLPLLSPVRLEPLASGNRVWNADHDLSADLHSTRVDGGVSTVAALPEIREWVDAQLRALPAPLVAEGRDMGTNVFPHAPHKFYLTASPRVRAERRARERPEDIPAIEAALTERDRQDTTQSAPAPDARIIDTGPLTLQGVIDTILNDLR is encoded by the coding sequence ATGATCGTGACCATTGATGGCGTCGCCGCCAGCGGAAAATCCAGCGTGTCCTCCGGCGTGGCGCAGGCGCTCGGCGTGCCCTACGTCAGCAGCGGCCTGCTGTACCGCGCCGTGACCCTCCTCGGCCTGAACGCCGGGGCTGACCTGGCCGACCCCAGCGCCCTGCTGCCCCTGCTCTCCCCCGTGCGTCTGGAACCCCTCGCCAGCGGCAACCGCGTCTGGAACGCCGACCATGACCTGTCCGCCGACCTGCACAGCACCCGCGTGGACGGCGGGGTCAGCACCGTCGCCGCCCTCCCCGAAATCCGCGAATGGGTGGACGCCCAGCTGCGCGCCCTCCCCGCCCCCCTGGTGGCCGAGGGGCGCGACATGGGCACCAACGTCTTCCCGCACGCGCCACACAAGTTCTACCTGACCGCCAGCCCCCGCGTCCGCGCCGAACGCCGCGCACGCGAGCGCCCCGAGGACATCCCCGCCATCGAAGCCGCCCTGACCGAACGCGACCGCCAGGACACCACCCAGAGCGCCCCCGCCCCCGACGCCCGCATCATCGACACCGGCCCCCTGACCCTCCAGGGCGTCATCGACACCATCCTGAACGACCTGCGCTGA
- a CDS encoding class I SAM-dependent methyltransferase, which yields MSVLLPAVRDRLRAAGEVTFSVPDPDAGLGRYAGEVTPHGTHRPWSTWTDLADLLGAHLLTPDRAGEGRVRLTLRAHAPARDPDYAGYGPDGDWARVNKLEDPIFLATFVEALRRVNPPQGGRVLALGVNAGYELDALPLAFPDRTFEVVGVDLDPAAAQAARERHPQAVIHAADVNALPPDLGRFDLILALSLLQSPGVRQDVLLATLRRQHLTPGGGLILGYPNARYRGGTLSYGARMRNYARPDLSLLAADVTNARRGLQKHDYKVFVTGKYEVLLTAIPAHTTTPTDLEL from the coding sequence ATGAGCGTCCTCCTCCCTGCCGTGCGTGACCGGCTCCGTGCGGCAGGTGAGGTGACCTTTAGCGTCCCCGACCCCGACGCGGGCCTGGGCCGGTACGCGGGCGAGGTGACCCCGCACGGCACGCACCGCCCCTGGAGCACCTGGACGGACCTCGCCGACCTGCTCGGCGCGCACCTCCTGACCCCGGACAGGGCAGGGGAGGGGCGGGTGCGCCTGACCCTGCGCGCCCACGCCCCGGCCCGCGACCCGGACTACGCCGGGTACGGCCCGGACGGCGACTGGGCGCGGGTGAACAAGCTGGAGGACCCCATCTTCCTGGCGACGTTCGTTGAGGCGCTGCGCCGCGTGAACCCCCCCCAGGGCGGGCGGGTGCTGGCGCTGGGCGTGAACGCCGGGTATGAACTGGACGCCCTGCCGCTGGCCTTCCCCGACCGCACCTTCGAGGTGGTGGGCGTGGACCTCGACCCGGCTGCCGCGCAGGCCGCCCGCGAACGCCATCCCCAGGCGGTCATCCACGCGGCGGACGTGAACGCCCTGCCCCCGGACCTGGGCCGCTTCGACCTGATTCTGGCCCTGAGCCTCCTCCAGAGCCCCGGCGTGCGGCAGGACGTGCTGCTCGCCACGCTGCGCCGCCAGCACCTCACGCCCGGCGGCGGCCTGATCCTGGGGTACCCGAACGCCCGCTACCGGGGCGGCACCCTCTCGTACGGCGCGCGGATGCGCAACTACGCCCGCCCGGACCTGAGCCTGCTCGCCGCCGACGTCACGAACGCCCGGCGCGGCCTCCAGAAACACGACTACAAGGTGTTCGTGACCGGCAAGTACGAGGTGCTCCTGACCGCCATCCCGGCCCACACCACCACCCCGACCGACCTGGAGCTGTAG
- the trmB gene encoding tRNA (guanine(46)-N(7))-methyltransferase TrmB — MIARLGDFQFPDSVARLYPDTPDRPWVLEVGFGDGRFWPHFAATFPEAPNYLGVELSGVSLLKAHRRLRDAGLDNAILTKMPADVLVRSVIPHAGLDLIVVNFPDPWPKAGHTDHRLLRVPFFQLAASRLKPGGMILLTTDHDEYFEFACEQARASGVMRVERTDPPAAALETKYALKWRDLGLGVNHARFIPTAHQPVPHGPTTPYPEDPTTVPHAVLTLPDTFSPQTFEKVTERNPGSRGAEEGGAWTVILLDLYAGLRRDGWVVLAHVVEGELTQEVLIGITAREDGTHLVRLAKFGGPIITTGVKAAVGVVTRWLEAQGAVVKHHGY; from the coding sequence ATGATCGCCCGCCTCGGCGACTTCCAGTTCCCCGACAGCGTCGCGCGCCTGTACCCGGACACCCCGGACCGCCCCTGGGTGCTGGAGGTCGGCTTTGGCGACGGGCGCTTCTGGCCGCACTTCGCCGCGACCTTCCCCGAGGCGCCCAACTACCTCGGCGTGGAACTCTCCGGCGTGTCGCTCCTGAAAGCGCACCGCCGCCTGCGTGATGCGGGCCTGGACAACGCGATCCTCACGAAGATGCCCGCCGACGTCCTCGTGCGGTCCGTCATCCCGCACGCGGGCCTGGACCTGATCGTCGTGAACTTCCCCGACCCCTGGCCCAAGGCCGGCCACACCGACCACCGCCTCCTGCGCGTCCCGTTCTTCCAGCTCGCCGCCAGCCGCCTGAAACCCGGCGGGATGATCCTCCTGACCACCGACCACGACGAATACTTCGAGTTCGCGTGCGAGCAGGCCAGGGCCAGCGGCGTCATGCGCGTCGAGCGCACGGACCCGCCCGCCGCCGCGCTGGAAACCAAGTACGCCCTGAAGTGGCGCGACCTCGGCCTGGGCGTCAACCACGCCCGCTTCATCCCCACCGCCCACCAGCCCGTCCCGCACGGGCCGACCACGCCCTACCCGGAGGACCCCACCACCGTGCCCCACGCCGTCCTGACCCTGCCCGACACCTTTAGCCCCCAGACCTTTGAGAAGGTCACCGAACGCAACCCCGGCAGCAGAGGCGCCGAGGAGGGCGGCGCGTGGACCGTCATCCTGCTCGACCTGTACGCTGGCCTGCGCCGCGACGGCTGGGTCGTCCTGGCGCACGTCGTCGAGGGCGAACTGACCCAGGAGGTCCTGATCGGCATCACCGCCCGCGAGGACGGCACGCACCTCGTGCGCCTCGCCAAGTTCGGCGGGCCGATCATCACGACCGGCGTGAAGGCCGCCGTGGGCGTCGTCACCCGCTGGCTGGAGGCTCAGGGTGCCGTCGTCAAGCACCACGGGTACTGA
- a CDS encoding FAD-dependent oxidoreductase: protein MFGSPSPRSRPQPGHLYDVAVVGAGLAGTELAWRLARAGLDVLLVSQALDHLGNLYQPTTAGVAFPQGSLFEEVRAALLPDTDGWTFHRHLKARVEETSGIHLLQSTVTALDEEVTQIVLSTWEGPKLHARLGVLAVGAFLKGRLLVGDTMDEAGRLSEVAYDFLADDLTASGIWLIGAERRAEGEGVEPPYDVRFLTPAPSELDGFRVNRLERVRMLGQCTPGEHTYDSVLRDAARLADDLRADLAGGRA, encoded by the coding sequence ATGTTTGGTTCGCCCTCTCCGAGAAGTCGCCCGCAACCGGGGCATCTGTATGACGTGGCCGTGGTCGGTGCCGGACTGGCGGGCACCGAGCTGGCATGGCGGCTGGCCCGCGCCGGACTGGACGTGCTGCTGGTGTCGCAGGCGCTCGATCACCTGGGGAACCTGTACCAGCCGACCACGGCGGGCGTGGCCTTCCCACAGGGCAGTCTGTTCGAGGAGGTGCGCGCCGCGCTGCTCCCCGACACGGACGGCTGGACGTTCCACCGGCACCTGAAGGCCCGCGTGGAGGAGACGAGCGGCATTCACCTCCTCCAGAGCACCGTCACGGCCCTGGACGAGGAGGTTACTCAGATCGTGCTCTCCACCTGGGAGGGGCCGAAGCTGCACGCGCGGCTGGGCGTGCTGGCCGTCGGCGCGTTCCTGAAGGGCCGCCTGCTCGTGGGGGACACCATGGACGAGGCCGGACGCCTCAGCGAGGTCGCCTACGACTTCCTGGCGGACGATCTGACCGCCAGCGGCATCTGGCTGATCGGGGCGGAACGCCGCGCCGAGGGCGAGGGCGTCGAACCGCCCTACGATGTGCGCTTCCTGACGCCCGCCCCCAGCGAACTCGACGGCTTCCGCGTCAACCGCCTGGAGCGCGTGCGGATGCTGGGACAGTGCACGCCCGGCGAGCACACGTACGACAGCGTGCTGCGTGACGCGGCCCGCCTCGCCGACGACCTGCGGGCCGACCTGGCCGGGGGGCGCGCATGA
- a CDS encoding alpha/beta hydrolase family protein, with protein MTFLRTLPVLGLLHATGALAQSQAALNAVDARQMSVPAARAAFQKGGYPGSALTVRQTLAPGGNYTRQVVSYQSEGLRINALLTVPRGTPPKGGWPAIVFNHGYVPPKVYRTTERYVAYQDAFARAGFVTLKSDYRGHGSSQGEALGGYYAPGYTTDVMNALGSLKRDPRVNPARIGMWGHSMGGFLTLRAMVIDRSVKAGVIWAGVVGDYDQLMNSWTRRAPVPASIPSAVLNLRKRAVEQYGTPRANPAFWNTLSANTYLRDLGGPVQLHIGTNDEDVPVAFHTALAAQLRPLGKLGGNYVYPGDNHNLSGNLRVALNRSVQFFRERL; from the coding sequence ATGACCTTCCTCCGAACGCTGCCTGTGCTGGGCCTGCTGCACGCCACCGGGGCGCTGGCGCAGTCACAGGCCGCCCTGAATGCCGTGGACGCCCGCCAGATGAGCGTGCCCGCTGCCCGCGCGGCCTTCCAGAAGGGCGGGTACCCGGGCAGCGCCCTGACGGTCCGGCAGACCCTGGCGCCGGGCGGGAATTACACCCGGCAGGTCGTGAGTTACCAGTCCGAGGGCCTGCGGATCAACGCGCTGCTGACCGTCCCGCGCGGCACGCCGCCAAAGGGCGGGTGGCCCGCCATCGTGTTCAACCACGGGTACGTGCCCCCGAAGGTGTACCGCACGACCGAACGGTACGTGGCGTACCAGGACGCCTTTGCCCGGGCCGGATTCGTCACCCTGAAAAGCGACTACCGTGGGCACGGCAGTTCGCAGGGCGAGGCGCTCGGCGGGTACTACGCGCCGGGCTACACCACCGACGTGATGAACGCCCTGGGCAGCCTGAAACGCGACCCGCGCGTGAACCCGGCCCGGATCGGGATGTGGGGCCACTCCATGGGCGGCTTCCTGACCCTGCGCGCCATGGTCATCGACCGCAGCGTAAAGGCCGGGGTGATCTGGGCCGGCGTGGTGGGCGACTACGATCAGCTGATGAACAGCTGGACGCGCCGCGCGCCCGTTCCCGCCAGCATTCCCAGCGCCGTGCTGAACCTGCGCAAGCGGGCCGTCGAGCAGTACGGCACACCCCGCGCGAACCCCGCCTTCTGGAACACCCTCAGTGCGAATACGTACCTGCGTGACCTGGGCGGCCCCGTGCAACTGCACATCGGCACGAACGACGAGGACGTCCCCGTCGCGTTCCACACGGCCCTGGCCGCGCAGCTGCGCCCGCTGGGCAAACTGGGCGGGAACTACGTCTACCCGGGCGACAACCACAACCTCTCGGGAAACCTGCGCGTGGCCCTGAACCGCAGCGTGCAGTTCTTCAGGGAGAGGCTGTAA
- a CDS encoding RluA family pseudouridine synthase, whose protein sequence is MSDDAPSNSGFAFRSQVRAGGERVLAFLTREYRHSDAATWAARLAAGEVEVRGIPARGDEVLRAGDVVVWHRPPWREAAAPLDYAVLLEDGALVAVSKPSGLPTLPGAGFLTHTLLTQVRLRYPGASPLHRLGRGTSGAVLFARTGSAGAALSRAWRENEVGKVYRALAVGEPEWDSLELQVPIGPVPHPRLGRVFAASAEGKASRSVATVRERRAGQTLLDVAIHTGRPHQIRIHLAAAGHPLVGDPLYGPGGLPRPDLPGLPGDLGYLLHAWTLHFTHPVTGQAVRVEAPPPDALRPAPER, encoded by the coding sequence ATGTCCGACGACGCCCCCTCGAATAGCGGCTTCGCGTTCCGCTCGCAGGTGCGCGCGGGCGGGGAGCGGGTGCTGGCGTTCCTGACGCGCGAGTACCGGCACTCGGACGCGGCGACGTGGGCCGCGCGGCTGGCGGCGGGTGAGGTGGAGGTGCGGGGCATTCCGGCGCGCGGGGACGAGGTACTGCGCGCCGGGGACGTGGTCGTGTGGCACCGTCCCCCGTGGCGGGAGGCGGCGGCCCCGCTGGACTACGCGGTGCTGCTGGAGGATGGCGCGCTGGTCGCGGTCAGCAAGCCGTCCGGGCTACCGACGTTGCCGGGCGCGGGGTTCCTGACGCACACGCTGCTGACGCAGGTGCGGCTGCGCTACCCGGGGGCCAGCCCCCTGCACCGGCTGGGGCGCGGCACGAGCGGCGCAGTGCTGTTCGCCCGCACGGGATCGGCGGGCGCGGCCCTGTCCCGCGCGTGGCGGGAGAACGAGGTGGGGAAGGTGTACCGCGCGCTGGCTGTGGGTGAACCGGAGTGGGACTCGCTGGAGCTTCAGGTGCCCATCGGGCCGGTGCCGCACCCGCGCCTGGGCCGTGTGTTCGCCGCCAGCGCCGAGGGGAAGGCGTCGCGCAGCGTGGCGACGGTGCGTGAACGCCGCGCCGGGCAGACGCTGCTGGACGTGGCGATCCACACGGGCCGCCCGCACCAGATCCGCATTCACCTCGCCGCGGCCGGGCACCCGCTGGTGGGCGACCCGCTGTACGGGCCGGGCGGTCTGCCACGGCCGGACCTGCCGGGCCTGCCGGGCGACCTGGGGTACCTGCTGCACGCCTGGACGCTGCACTTCACGCACCCCGTCACCGGGCAGGCCGTGCGGGTGGAGGCCCCGCCGCCCGACGCGCTGCGGCCCGCGCCGGAACGCTGA
- a CDS encoding Ig-like domain-containing protein: MKRHGLLFLALTGALLTSCGGPADGTPPTASVTASPNPLIAPGTVTFTAQASDASGVNQVMFYDNGTLIGTDGTSPYQATKAYTFANNGDHAITVKVVDNKGNIGQAAATLKVAIADAFEPNDSVATAAPLAIGGAASGVITAQGRDMDYFKFDAAAGDMLKLTVKSVSVDAKSTLDPYVMILMPDGKTILEKDDDTGAGLESEIRFNAPVAGTYTAVVTSFDIHDDATATDDKTTNTYQIALTRR; the protein is encoded by the coding sequence ATGAAGCGACACGGCCTTCTGTTCCTCGCCCTGACCGGCGCGCTGCTCACCAGCTGCGGTGGCCCCGCCGACGGCACGCCACCCACCGCCAGCGTCACCGCCAGCCCCAACCCCCTGATCGCACCCGGCACCGTCACCTTCACCGCGCAGGCCAGCGACGCCAGCGGCGTGAATCAGGTGATGTTCTACGACAACGGCACCCTGATCGGCACCGATGGCACCAGCCCCTACCAGGCCACCAAGGCCTACACCTTCGCCAACAACGGCGACCACGCCATCACGGTCAAGGTTGTCGACAACAAGGGCAACATCGGCCAGGCCGCCGCCACCCTGAAGGTTGCCATCGCCGACGCCTTTGAACCCAACGACAGCGTCGCCACGGCCGCGCCCCTCGCCATCGGCGGCGCCGCCAGCGGCGTCATCACCGCGCAGGGCCGCGACATGGACTACTTCAAGTTCGACGCCGCCGCGGGCGACATGCTGAAACTCACCGTCAAGAGCGTCAGCGTGGACGCCAAGAGCACCCTTGACCCCTACGTCATGATCCTGATGCCCGACGGCAAGACCATCCTGGAAAAAGACGACGACACCGGCGCGGGCCTGGAATCCGAGATCCGCTTCAACGCCCCCGTCGCCGGGACGTACACCGCCGTCGTGACCAGCTTCGACATTCATGACGACGCCACCGCCACCGACGACAAGACCACCAACACCTACCAGATCGCCCTGACCCGCCGCTGA
- a CDS encoding peptidylprolyl isomerase has product MKHAALILTALLALTACQKKDDATTTDTKTDTAATDTTTPATDTPATGTPATDTKTDAAAVTKPGPVPAGYTEVPFLTTEPKREFGAEPDMALTDGKDYYALIDTSRGQILADLYEQETPVTVNNFVFLARNHYFDGIRFHRVIDGFMAQTGDPKSVDEAQKAEWGTGGPGYQFADEFRQKLTFNSGGILAMANSGPATNGSQFFITFEPTDFLNGKHTIFGKVVTGDDLLPKLTRTMDQNNAEVAGAVADQILTVRILTKG; this is encoded by the coding sequence ATGAAACACGCTGCCCTGATCCTCACGGCCCTGCTGGCCCTGACCGCCTGCCAGAAGAAGGACGACGCGACCACGACCGACACGAAGACGGACACGGCCGCGACGGACACCACCACGCCCGCGACTGATACCCCAGCCACCGGGACGCCCGCCACGGACACGAAGACCGACGCAGCCGCCGTCACCAAGCCCGGCCCCGTCCCCGCCGGGTACACCGAGGTGCCGTTCCTGACCACCGAACCCAAGCGCGAGTTTGGGGCCGAGCCGGACATGGCCCTGACTGACGGCAAGGACTACTACGCGCTGATCGACACGAGCAGGGGGCAGATCCTGGCGGACCTGTACGAGCAGGAGACGCCCGTCACGGTGAACAACTTCGTGTTCCTGGCCCGCAACCACTACTTCGACGGCATCCGTTTCCACCGCGTGATCGACGGGTTCATGGCGCAGACCGGCGACCCCAAGAGCGTCGACGAGGCGCAGAAGGCCGAGTGGGGCACCGGCGGTCCCGGCTACCAGTTCGCGGATGAATTCCGTCAGAAGCTGACCTTCAACAGCGGTGGCATCCTGGCCATGGCGAACAGCGGCCCGGCCACGAACGGCAGCCAGTTCTTCATCACCTTCGAGCCGACGGACTTCCTGAACGGCAAGCACACCATCTTCGGGAAGGTCGTGACCGGTGACGACCTGCTGCCCAAACTGACCCGCACGATGGATCAGAACAACGCCGAGGTGGCGGGCGCCGTGGCGGACCAGATCCTCACGGTGCGCATCCTGACCAAGGGCTGA